AAAAACCGAGCCAAGAACCCGATACGTTTACCCCCCGTACCACAGGTAAAAAGCCTGAAACACCCAAACGTACAGAAAGTACCCCCACCAACAACCAATGGTTGTATGGTGCCGAAGTTAAGCGCATACTAAGTATATCTGAAAGTACATTAAAACGCATGCGAGACCGCAACGATATACCCTTTATTAAAATAGGCCGTACGTATTACTACCCCAGCATGTATTTTGAACACGTTTTATTACAAAAAATAAAAAACAAGTTTAAAAACATTTTTGATTAAGCAACCACAAACACTTGGCAAACCAGGCCAAGTGTTTTTTTTTTGTTTGTAGCTGTAAGTAAGTTTTAAGGCAGTTTGCTTGGGTAAAACGGGTAAAAAGCCGAAGCCACTGCAACCAAACTGCAACCAAACTGCAAGCGCATGTAAAAGGAGTTGTCAAAATACAGCAAAAGCAGTCAAAAACCAGGTGTTTGTATTTTAAATAAGCATACGCAAGCAGGAATAAGCAGCTTGTTTGGGGTGTAAAAAAGGCGTTGTATTTTTATAGTAATAGTAACCGTTTTATTAACCAACAACTAAAAAAAATAAAAATATGGCAACGTATAACAAAGGTATTTTAGGTCCGTTTACCGGAACGGTAGGCACCGTAGTAGGCGCAAATTGGCGCGGAAAAAATGTAATGCGCAGTTTACCTAAAAAAACAGGTAATACCCCCACCCCTGCACAACTTGTGCAACGAGAACGTTTTGCGGTGGTTAGTAAGTTTTTAACCCCGCTCCGTCCGCTACTTAATCGGTACTTTGGTACCAGCACCGGAGTACAATCTAATTTTAATTTAGCTACTTCTTACCATATAAAAGAGGCGTGTTTGGTACAAAACAACACCCCAACTATGGTATACAACAAGGTGCTAATTACTAAAGGAGAACTGCAAGGCTTGCAAGAGGCAACCCTAACAACAAACAACAAGCTTTTATTTACTTGGGCAGACAATTCGGGCCAAGGCCAAGCCTTAGCAACCGATACGTTATTGGTTGTTATTTATGCACCAGATTTGCATTTGTTTGAAGTGTTTGAAACGCAAACTACCCGCCAAGCTAAAAAGGCAACTCTAACAGCCGAAGCGTATTTTACAGGCGTGCCCATTCACATTTGGGCAACTTTTGTTAACAGCACAAAAAAAACAGCAGCGGTTAGCCAATATTTAGGCACAGTAATTTTAAACTAAACAAAAAAAAACCGAAGGCCTAACGCCTTCGGTTTTTTGTTTTTTATAACGTGTGGTAGGTAATTTTTAAAAGTTGCCAATACAACATCCCTTCTTTTTCATATAATTTTGTAAACTGCAGTTTGTTAAGCAATTTTATAGAGGCCGTGTTGCTAACCAAAGTTGCAGCGGTTATTTGTTGCAATTGGGGTGCGGTAAAAGCCCAAGCCAGTAAGGCCTTGGCAGCCTATTCTGCAAAGCCGTTACCTCGTGCAGCAGCAACTAAACCGTAACCCAAATCGCAACTGTTATTGGGCTGATAGCCTTTAAAACCAATATTGCCAATTAAGGTTCGGTTTGCTTTATCAACTATAAGCCACGATTCAAACCCGATAGGGTTGGTAACTTTTTGTAAGTTAATTAAAA
This genomic window from Flavobacterium agricola contains:
- a CDS encoding helix-turn-helix domain-containing protein, whose amino-acid sequence is MKKEKPSQEPDTFTPRTTGKKPETPKRTESTPTNNQWLYGAEVKRILSISESTLKRMRDRNDIPFIKIGRTYYYPSMYFEHVLLQKIKNKFKNIFD
- a CDS encoding DUF6266 family protein codes for the protein MATYNKGILGPFTGTVGTVVGANWRGKNVMRSLPKKTGNTPTPAQLVQRERFAVVSKFLTPLRPLLNRYFGTSTGVQSNFNLATSYHIKEACLVQNNTPTMVYNKVLITKGELQGLQEATLTTNNKLLFTWADNSGQGQALATDTLLVVIYAPDLHLFEVFETQTTRQAKKATLTAEAYFTGVPIHIWATFVNSTKKTAAVSQYLGTVILN